A single genomic interval of Alistipes provencensis harbors:
- the aspS gene encoding aspartate--tRNA ligase, with the protein MYRSHTCGCLRACNVNETVTLAGWVQKVRNLGAMTFIDLRDRYGITQVVIEEHSPAEARAVACSVGREWVIQVVGKVIERESKNPKMATGDIEVAAEKVVILHEAELPPFTIEETSDGGDDLRMKYRYLDLRRPPLQRNMILRHKMAQEIRRFLDSEGFLEIETPYLVNSTPEGARDFVVPSRMSPNQFYALPQSPQTLKQLLMVAGYDKYFQIVRCFRDEDLRADRQPEFTQIDCEMSFVEQEDVLEIFERWAKHMFKQVMNIELTEPLRRMPWIEAMEKYGSDKPDLRFGMEFADITDLAKGHGFSVFDDAEYITGFAATGCAAYTRKQIDALTEFVKRQQIGAKGLVWIRVEEGCVKSSIDKFYSPEEVRAMAERCGAKAGDMVFILCGKKFKTLTQLCALRLEVAQQLGLRDPQKFAPLWVVDFPLFEWDDETQRYYAVHHPFTSPKLEDVEFLDSDPGRVRANAYDFVCNGTEIGGGSIRIHDSALQAKMFGLLGFTPEQAQERFGFLMNAFKYGAPPHGGLAFGFDRLCSLFGGSESIRDYIAFPKNNAGRDVMLDAPGCIDQSQLDELCLELKKPEE; encoded by the coding sequence ATGTACAGATCCCATACCTGCGGCTGTCTCAGGGCCTGCAACGTCAACGAAACCGTCACCTTAGCCGGGTGGGTGCAGAAAGTCAGAAACCTCGGAGCGATGACCTTCATCGACCTGAGGGACCGCTACGGCATCACACAGGTCGTCATCGAGGAGCACTCCCCCGCCGAGGCGCGCGCCGTGGCCTGCTCGGTGGGCCGCGAGTGGGTGATTCAGGTGGTCGGCAAGGTGATCGAACGCGAGTCGAAGAACCCGAAGATGGCCACCGGCGACATCGAGGTGGCCGCCGAAAAGGTGGTCATCCTGCACGAAGCCGAGCTTCCTCCCTTCACCATCGAGGAGACCTCGGACGGCGGCGACGACCTGCGCATGAAGTACCGCTACCTCGACCTGCGGCGTCCGCCCCTGCAGCGCAACATGATCCTGCGCCACAAGATGGCTCAGGAGATCCGCCGCTTCCTCGACTCCGAGGGATTCCTCGAGATCGAGACCCCCTATCTGGTCAACTCCACGCCCGAGGGGGCCCGCGACTTCGTGGTGCCGAGCCGCATGTCGCCCAACCAGTTCTACGCCCTGCCGCAGTCGCCGCAGACCCTCAAGCAACTGCTGATGGTCGCCGGCTACGACAAATATTTCCAGATCGTACGCTGCTTCCGCGACGAAGACCTGCGCGCCGACCGCCAGCCCGAGTTCACGCAGATCGACTGCGAGATGTCGTTCGTCGAGCAGGAGGATGTGCTCGAAATCTTCGAGCGCTGGGCCAAGCACATGTTCAAGCAGGTGATGAACATCGAGCTGACCGAGCCGCTGCGCCGCATGCCGTGGATCGAGGCGATGGAGAAATACGGCTCGGACAAACCCGACCTGCGCTTCGGCATGGAGTTCGCGGACATCACCGACCTTGCCAAAGGCCACGGTTTCAGCGTATTCGACGATGCGGAATACATCACCGGATTCGCCGCCACGGGCTGCGCCGCATACACCCGCAAGCAGATCGACGCGCTGACGGAGTTCGTCAAGCGGCAGCAGATCGGCGCCAAAGGCCTCGTCTGGATTCGCGTCGAGGAGGGCTGCGTGAAGTCGTCGATCGACAAGTTCTACTCCCCCGAGGAGGTGCGCGCCATGGCCGAACGCTGCGGCGCCAAGGCCGGCGACATGGTCTTCATCCTCTGCGGCAAAAAGTTCAAGACGCTGACGCAACTGTGCGCCCTGCGCCTCGAGGTGGCCCAGCAGTTGGGCCTGCGCGACCCGCAGAAGTTCGCCCCGCTGTGGGTGGTGGATTTCCCGCTGTTCGAGTGGGACGACGAGACACAGCGTTACTACGCCGTGCACCACCCCTTCACCTCGCCCAAACTCGAGGACGTCGAATTCCTCGACAGCGATCCGGGCCGCGTGCGCGCCAACGCCTACGACTTCGTCTGCAACGGCACGGAGATCGGCGGCGGCTCGATCCGTATCCACGACTCGGCCCTGCAGGCCAAGATGTTCGGGCTGCTGGGCTTCACCCCGGAACAGGCGCAGGAGCGCTTCGGCTTCCTGATGAACGCCTTCAAATACGGCGCGCCCCCTCACGGCGGACTGGCGTTCGGTTTCGATCGTCTGTGCTCGCTCTTCGGCGGCTCGGAGTCGATCCGCGACTACATCGCCTTCCCGAAAAACAACGCCGGCCGCGACGTGATGCTCGACGCCCCGGGCTGCATCGACCAGTCGCAGCTCGACGAGCTCTGTCTGGAGCTGAAGAAGCCGGAGGAATAA
- a CDS encoding replication-associated recombination protein A, translating to MSTPLAERLRPRTIDEYIGQEHLVGKNGVFRKFFETGNVPSFILWGPPGVGKTTLAKIVATQLERPFFTLSAVTSGVKDVREVIESARKQRFFDQRPPFLFIDEIHRFNKSQQDSLLGAVEQGVVTLIGATTENPSFEVISPLLSRCQVYILKSLEDKDLQVLLDRALSTDIELKEREIEVAETAALFKFSGGDARKLLNILDIVVGATEGKVTISDQYVTDCLQQNIALYDKNGEQHYDVISAFIKSVRGSDPNAAIYYLARMLAGGEEPRFLARRLVILASEDIGLANPNALLLANACFDTVHKIGMPEARITLAETTIYLATSPKSNSAYMAINKAIALVEHDTTNRPVPLHLRNAPTKLMDKAGYGKGYKYAHDYAGHFAEMEFLPESLSGTKFYEPDLQNATEAKIAERMAQLWKDKYK from the coding sequence ATGTCCACACCTTTAGCCGAACGACTGCGCCCCCGCACGATAGACGAATATATCGGGCAGGAGCACCTCGTGGGCAAAAACGGGGTGTTCCGCAAATTCTTCGAGACGGGCAACGTCCCTTCGTTCATCCTGTGGGGACCTCCGGGCGTAGGCAAAACCACGCTGGCGAAGATCGTCGCCACGCAGTTGGAACGCCCCTTCTTCACCCTCTCGGCCGTCACGTCCGGAGTGAAGGACGTACGCGAGGTGATCGAGTCGGCCCGCAAACAGCGGTTCTTCGACCAACGGCCGCCGTTTCTGTTCATCGACGAAATCCACCGCTTCAACAAGTCGCAGCAGGATTCGCTCTTAGGAGCCGTCGAACAGGGCGTCGTCACGCTGATCGGCGCCACCACGGAAAACCCCTCGTTCGAAGTGATCTCCCCGTTGCTGAGCCGCTGTCAGGTCTACATCCTCAAATCGCTCGAGGATAAGGATTTGCAGGTGCTGCTCGACCGGGCCCTTTCGACCGACATCGAACTGAAAGAGCGCGAGATCGAGGTCGCGGAGACCGCCGCGCTGTTCAAGTTTTCGGGCGGCGACGCGCGCAAACTGCTCAACATCCTCGACATCGTCGTCGGAGCCACGGAGGGCAAAGTGACGATCTCCGACCAATATGTCACCGACTGCCTTCAGCAGAATATCGCCCTCTACGACAAGAACGGCGAACAGCATTACGACGTCATTTCGGCCTTCATCAAATCGGTCCGGGGCAGTGACCCCAACGCGGCGATCTACTACCTTGCGCGGATGCTCGCGGGCGGTGAGGAACCTCGGTTTCTGGCGCGGCGGCTGGTAATTCTGGCCTCGGAGGATATCGGACTGGCGAATCCCAACGCCCTGCTGCTGGCCAACGCCTGCTTCGACACGGTGCACAAGATCGGCATGCCCGAGGCGCGCATCACACTGGCCGAGACGACGATCTATCTGGCCACCAGTCCTAAGAGCAACTCGGCCTACATGGCCATCAACAAGGCCATAGCGCTGGTCGAGCACGACACGACGAACCGTCCCGTGCCGCTGCACCTGCGCAACGCCCCGACGAAGCTGATGGACAAGGCGGGTTACGGCAAAGGGTACAAATACGCCCACGACTACGCGGGGCATTTTGCCGAAATGGAGTTCCTGCCGGAATCGCTCTCGGGGACGAAATTCTACGAACCCGACCTGCAAAACGCCACCGAGGCGAAAATCGCCGAACGGATGGCGCAGCTCTGGAAAGACAAATACAAGTAA
- a CDS encoding metallophosphoesterase family protein codes for MKRIGILSDTHGTFDETLMNFFRDVDELWHAGDIGSIELADRIAAFKPLRAVSGNIDGGMTRRVYPTFLSFECEGVRVLMTHIGGYPRHYDPRAVAKIQSVHPKLFIAGHSHILKVAYDPVYDLLAVNPGAAGEFGFHKVRTAVRLVIDGTEMRDMEVGEWPRK; via the coding sequence ATGAAACGCATCGGCATCCTGTCCGACACCCACGGCACCTTCGACGAAACCCTGATGAATTTCTTCCGCGACGTCGACGAACTCTGGCATGCGGGCGACATCGGGTCGATCGAGCTGGCCGACCGAATCGCCGCCTTCAAACCGCTCCGGGCCGTGAGCGGCAACATCGACGGCGGAATGACACGCCGCGTCTACCCGACGTTCCTCTCGTTCGAATGCGAGGGCGTCCGGGTGCTGATGACCCACATCGGGGGCTATCCGCGCCACTACGATCCGCGCGCCGTGGCCAAAATCCAGTCCGTACACCCGAAGCTCTTCATCGCCGGACATTCCCACATACTCAAGGTGGCCTACGACCCCGTTTACGACCTGCTGGCGGTCAATCCGGGAGCCGCCGGGGAGTTCGGGTTCCACAAGGTCCGCACCGCCGTGCGGCTTGTGATCGACGGCACGGAGATGCGCGACATGGAGGTCGGCGAATGGCCGCGAAAATAG
- a CDS encoding ATP-dependent Clp protease ATP-binding subunit translates to MQLKISKTLEGIIARSAFNTTKAGMTHSLKDFLTLELLREEGSLAYQLLSSRLKDWELYQVRLRIERELINIKPQETLSPETFFHDFTEELLSTSGATRSVSTAHALLAIVKDRTTATARVLEMYHVTPETVAEDLQKFSVGDDFRSEIQVHMLDFGEENKSAGKESEHLLDKFGVNLTRQAREGKIDPVVGREQEIERVVQILSRRKKNNPILIGEAGVGKSAIVEGLALRIARGEVPYTIADKTLFSLDVSSLVAGTKFRGEFEERMQQLIDELRKAKDTIIFIDEIHTIVGAGSTQGSLDTANILKPALARGELQTIGATTLDEYRENIESDSALERRFQKVMVEPTTPEQTLQILHNIAPHYEQHHKVRYSEEALQACVNLTGRYITDRYFPDKAIDVMDEAGSRAHLQSAREPEELQAMKTALCEAKRERREAVEALIYEKAASARMREIALRSKLGETSAEWKRSLENNPVEITAEHIQQVITAMTGIPAERVSGGEMTRLQTLREHLARRVVGQQEAVEKISRTIQRSRAGLKDENRPIGVFLFVGPTGVGKTLLAKEVSKWLFDEHRGLIRIDMSEYGEKHNVARLIGSPPGYVGYGEGGQLTEAVRRQPYAVVLFDEIEKAHPEVFNAMLQIFDEGHLTDGSGRKVDFRNTIIIMTSNVGSRAVVRKSVQVGYSTTSKSAVADLTPQSEYRKALEQTFAPEFLNRIDDIILFRTLEIGDVERIIELELQGLLNRTKKLGYKVKITEGAKRRLAAMGYESRYGVRSLKRTLMDNVEEPLSALIIDGKLHEGDTVVVESDKAHGVKLRVA, encoded by the coding sequence ATGCAACTGAAAATTTCAAAGACGCTGGAGGGTATCATCGCCCGTTCGGCATTCAACACGACGAAGGCGGGTATGACGCACTCGCTCAAAGACTTTCTCACGCTGGAGCTGCTCCGCGAAGAGGGGTCGCTCGCCTATCAGCTTTTATCCTCCCGGCTCAAGGACTGGGAGCTTTATCAGGTACGCCTGCGCATCGAGCGGGAACTCATCAACATCAAACCGCAGGAGACGCTCTCTCCGGAAACTTTCTTCCATGATTTCACCGAGGAGCTTCTCTCGACGTCGGGTGCCACCCGGAGCGTCTCCACGGCCCACGCGCTGCTGGCCATCGTCAAAGACCGCACGACGGCCACCGCGCGCGTACTGGAGATGTACCATGTAACCCCGGAGACCGTAGCCGAAGACCTGCAAAAGTTCTCCGTGGGCGACGACTTCCGTTCCGAGATACAGGTCCACATGCTCGACTTCGGCGAGGAGAACAAATCCGCCGGGAAGGAGTCGGAACACCTGCTGGACAAATTCGGCGTGAACCTTACGCGGCAGGCCCGCGAGGGTAAGATCGACCCCGTCGTGGGTCGTGAGCAGGAGATCGAGCGCGTGGTGCAGATACTCTCGCGCCGCAAGAAGAACAACCCGATCCTGATCGGCGAGGCCGGCGTGGGCAAGAGCGCCATCGTCGAGGGGCTGGCGCTGCGCATAGCGCGCGGCGAGGTGCCCTACACCATCGCCGACAAGACGCTCTTCTCGCTCGACGTCTCGTCGCTCGTGGCGGGCACGAAGTTCCGCGGCGAGTTCGAAGAGCGCATGCAGCAGTTGATCGACGAACTGCGCAAGGCCAAGGACACGATCATCTTCATCGACGAGATACACACCATCGTCGGTGCCGGCTCGACGCAGGGGAGCCTCGACACGGCCAATATCCTCAAACCGGCCTTGGCGCGCGGCGAGCTGCAGACCATCGGCGCGACGACGCTCGACGAGTACCGCGAGAATATCGAGAGCGACTCGGCCCTCGAGCGGCGCTTCCAGAAGGTGATGGTCGAACCCACGACGCCCGAACAGACGCTCCAGATTCTGCACAACATCGCTCCCCACTACGAGCAGCACCACAAGGTGCGCTACAGCGAGGAGGCGCTGCAGGCATGCGTGAACCTCACCGGACGCTACATCACCGACCGCTACTTCCCCGACAAGGCCATCGACGTCATGGACGAGGCCGGATCGCGGGCGCACCTGCAGTCGGCGCGCGAGCCCGAGGAACTGCAGGCCATGAAGACGGCGCTCTGCGAGGCCAAGCGCGAACGCCGCGAAGCGGTCGAGGCGCTAATCTATGAGAAGGCCGCGTCGGCCCGCATGCGCGAGATCGCGCTGCGCTCGAAGCTGGGCGAGACCAGCGCCGAGTGGAAGCGCTCTTTGGAAAACAACCCCGTGGAGATCACCGCGGAGCACATCCAGCAGGTCATCACCGCGATGACGGGCATCCCGGCCGAGCGGGTCTCGGGCGGCGAGATGACCCGCCTGCAGACCCTGCGCGAACACCTCGCCCGGCGCGTAGTGGGACAGCAGGAGGCCGTGGAGAAGATTTCGCGGACGATCCAGCGCTCCCGCGCGGGGCTCAAGGACGAGAACCGCCCCATCGGAGTCTTCCTCTTCGTGGGTCCCACGGGCGTGGGCAAGACCCTGCTGGCCAAGGAGGTGTCGAAATGGCTGTTCGACGAACACCGCGGACTGATCCGTATCGACATGAGCGAATACGGCGAGAAACACAACGTGGCGCGCCTGATCGGCTCGCCCCCCGGATACGTCGGTTACGGCGAAGGAGGCCAGTTAACGGAGGCCGTGCGTCGTCAGCCCTACGCCGTGGTGCTCTTCGACGAGATCGAGAAGGCCCATCCCGAGGTCTTCAACGCCATGCTGCAGATCTTCGACGAGGGGCACCTCACCGACGGCTCGGGACGCAAGGTCGACTTCCGCAACACGATCATCATCATGACCTCGAACGTGGGTTCGCGGGCCGTGGTCCGGAAATCGGTGCAGGTGGGTTACAGCACCACCTCCAAAAGCGCCGTGGCCGACCTGACGCCCCAGAGCGAGTACCGCAAGGCGCTGGAACAGACCTTCGCCCCGGAGTTCCTCAACCGCATCGACGACATCATCCTGTTCCGCACGCTGGAGATCGGCGACGTGGAGCGCATCATCGAGCTGGAGCTTCAGGGACTGCTCAACCGCACGAAGAAGCTGGGCTACAAGGTGAAGATTACCGAGGGCGCCAAGCGCCGTCTGGCGGCCATGGGTTACGAATCGCGCTATGGCGTGCGTTCGCTCAAGCGGACGCTGATGGACAACGTCGAGGAACCGCTCTCGGCGCTGATTATCGACGGCAAGCTCCACGAGGGCGACACCGTAGTCGTGGAGTCGGACAAGGCCCACGGCGTGAAGCTGCGCGTGGCCTGA
- a CDS encoding sensor histidine kinase, translated as MRPIFLRVLAGLMPLILCAVLTARAAVPAADSLSAALPEAHTAADRERIYVQLADLSADSLPLAASFWEKALAEAVKAGDDYGCREALDRLVQKLAVREPDRALQYVHLADSLLPERRYALFRSSLNAFWLWKQMSAANSFEAIDRALAEFRERRPGSLTPEEQIEWEFLTGLSIDYSSIATEAYGNIPQAIPYVEKALAKLEKYPFEERVHLEKLCREELSDIYLYADDPRAADQIRRNIDLHRAWLAADTRFERPRRDTTEYLMRSYGKMVFLLDLIPREELSEYYDKCMRLARERNDREEIYGTSARYYECMGDNLQAAAYADSVLNFYIRTGKKADLGSIYIAQSHMYEKAGEYEKALKAVREGNDFRYYNRMDQAQGKLAEMQALYDVNRLELEKARLADRNKFFLLIAGGIVVVVLIGWIIYQQIMVRRLERTREQLTAANAEARRQSCRAQESEKMKTAFINSMCHEIRTPLNAINGFSELLLTEEDPETRQAFQTEIGKSTKALTTLLENMLELSQLISTEGPLPVAQTDVCLLCTERLELQKQLTDNPAIEYVCEAGGGIEIPTNAFYLTRVVDNLLHNAAKFTAAGSVTLSCRNDGERRTLHIAVSDTGIGIPPEKQEWVFERFTKVDPFKPGSGIGLYLSRQIVTRLGGTIRVCPEYREGCRILIELPY; from the coding sequence ATGCGTCCGATTTTCCTGCGAGTCCTTGCGGGACTCATGCCTTTGATCCTCTGCGCCGTCCTGACGGCGCGAGCCGCCGTACCCGCCGCCGACAGCCTGTCGGCCGCACTCCCCGAAGCACACACCGCCGCCGACCGCGAGCGAATTTATGTACAACTGGCCGATCTCAGCGCCGACAGCCTCCCGCTCGCCGCATCCTTTTGGGAGAAGGCGCTCGCCGAAGCCGTCAAGGCCGGTGACGACTACGGATGCCGCGAGGCCCTCGACCGGCTCGTGCAGAAGCTGGCCGTCCGGGAGCCCGACCGGGCCCTGCAATACGTCCATCTGGCTGACAGTCTCCTTCCCGAGCGCCGTTACGCCCTGTTCCGCTCGTCGCTCAACGCTTTCTGGCTCTGGAAACAGATGTCCGCCGCCAACTCGTTCGAGGCGATCGACCGTGCGCTGGCTGAGTTCCGCGAACGGCGGCCGGGCAGCCTCACTCCCGAGGAGCAGATCGAATGGGAGTTCCTGACGGGACTCTCGATCGACTATTCGTCGATCGCCACCGAAGCCTACGGCAACATCCCCCAAGCCATCCCCTATGTGGAGAAGGCCCTCGCCAAACTTGAAAAATACCCGTTCGAAGAGCGCGTCCACCTCGAAAAGCTCTGCCGCGAGGAGCTCAGCGACATCTACCTCTACGCCGACGACCCGCGTGCGGCCGACCAGATTCGCAGAAACATCGACCTGCACCGCGCGTGGCTGGCGGCCGACACGCGTTTCGAACGGCCCCGCCGCGATACGACGGAATACCTGATGCGTTCCTACGGCAAGATGGTCTTCCTGCTCGATCTCATCCCCCGGGAAGAGCTCTCCGAATATTACGACAAATGCATGCGGCTGGCCCGGGAGCGGAACGACCGCGAGGAGATTTACGGCACCAGCGCCCGCTATTACGAATGCATGGGCGACAACCTGCAGGCCGCAGCATACGCCGACTCGGTGCTGAACTTCTATATCCGAACCGGCAAAAAGGCGGACCTCGGCTCTATCTACATAGCCCAGTCGCACATGTACGAGAAGGCTGGCGAATACGAAAAGGCCCTCAAAGCCGTGCGGGAGGGCAACGATTTCCGTTACTACAACCGCATGGACCAAGCGCAGGGCAAGCTGGCCGAGATGCAGGCCCTCTACGACGTCAACCGCCTCGAGCTCGAGAAGGCCCGGCTGGCCGACCGTAACAAGTTTTTCCTGCTCATCGCCGGCGGCATCGTGGTGGTGGTGCTCATCGGGTGGATCATCTACCAGCAGATCATGGTCCGGCGGCTGGAACGCACCCGCGAACAGCTCACCGCGGCCAATGCGGAGGCACGGAGGCAAAGCTGCCGCGCACAGGAGAGCGAGAAGATGAAGACGGCGTTCATCAACTCGATGTGCCACGAGATACGCACGCCCCTGAACGCCATCAACGGATTCTCCGAGCTGCTGCTGACCGAAGAGGACCCCGAGACCCGGCAGGCTTTCCAGACCGAGATCGGCAAGAGCACCAAAGCTCTGACCACCCTGCTGGAGAACATGCTCGAACTCTCGCAGCTCATCAGTACCGAGGGTCCGCTCCCGGTAGCCCAGACCGACGTCTGCCTGCTCTGTACCGAACGGCTGGAACTGCAAAAGCAGCTTACGGATAACCCGGCAATCGAATACGTCTGCGAAGCGGGGGGGGGTATCGAGATACCCACCAACGCCTTCTACCTGACGCGCGTCGTCGATAACCTGCTGCACAACGCCGCCAAATTCACCGCCGCGGGAAGCGTCACGCTCTCCTGCCGCAACGACGGGGAGCGCCGCACGCTGCACATCGCCGTCAGCGACACGGGCATCGGCATCCCGCCCGAGAAGCAGGAGTGGGTCTTCGAACGCTTCACCAAGGTCGACCCGTTCAAGCCCGGCTCGGGCATCGGACTCTACCTCTCGCGGCAGATCGTCACCCGCCTCGGGGGCACCATCCGCGTCTGCCCCGAGTACCGCGAGGGGTGCCGCATCCTGATCGAACTTCCCTACTGA
- a CDS encoding MATE family efflux transporter → MYSFATYKDQYKANLKLALPVVLTQLGQILTQVADNLMVGRYGGDDPTPLAAVSFGGAVFFILFIAAIGIALGMTPLVGELYAQGDREKSAGLLQNGILFYGLLGLAMAVVQYAAIPLLYHLGQPAEVVDMAIPYYKMLVYSMPFIMLFFTFKQFLEGVGNTKVEMVVTIVANLANIGFNWVFIYGRYGFPEMGAEGAGLGTLMSRIIAPILMIGYFYSRDKYRAYLDGFSPRNYSWATVRKLLHMGLPISLQMFLEASAFVGTGIMMGWFNKETMSANQIATTIGNCAFMIVMSIGAATTIRVSHCYGARNIGELSLAAKASYHLVLAWNAFAAIVFITMRNIIPTFFTSNAEVIAIASNLMIFAALYQLSDGIQNVSVGILRGIQDVKIIMPIAFVSYWLLNLPVGYLFGFTMGMGPSGLFLGFSFGLSAAAVMMILRIRRSIRKLYMAK, encoded by the coding sequence ATGTACAGTTTCGCAACATACAAGGACCAGTACAAGGCCAACCTGAAGCTGGCGCTGCCCGTGGTGCTCACGCAGTTGGGGCAAATCCTGACGCAGGTAGCCGACAACCTGATGGTCGGCCGCTACGGCGGCGACGACCCCACGCCGCTGGCCGCCGTGTCGTTCGGCGGCGCGGTCTTTTTCATCCTCTTCATCGCCGCCATCGGTATCGCACTCGGCATGACGCCCCTCGTGGGCGAACTCTACGCGCAGGGCGACCGCGAGAAATCGGCGGGCCTGCTGCAAAACGGCATCCTCTTTTACGGGCTGCTCGGTCTGGCGATGGCCGTCGTGCAGTATGCCGCCATCCCGCTGCTGTACCACCTCGGCCAACCCGCCGAAGTGGTCGACATGGCCATTCCCTACTACAAGATGCTGGTTTACAGCATGCCGTTCATCATGCTGTTCTTCACCTTCAAGCAGTTCCTCGAGGGCGTGGGCAACACCAAGGTCGAAATGGTCGTCACGATCGTCGCCAATCTGGCGAACATCGGCTTCAACTGGGTCTTCATCTACGGCCGCTACGGATTCCCCGAGATGGGCGCCGAGGGCGCGGGCCTCGGCACGCTGATGTCGCGCATCATCGCCCCGATCCTGATGATCGGGTACTTCTACAGCCGTGACAAGTACCGCGCTTACCTCGACGGATTCTCGCCCCGCAACTACTCGTGGGCCACGGTCAGAAAACTGCTCCACATGGGGCTGCCGATCTCGCTGCAGATGTTCTTGGAGGCTTCGGCCTTCGTCGGCACGGGGATCATGATGGGATGGTTCAACAAGGAGACCATGAGCGCCAACCAGATCGCCACGACCATCGGCAACTGCGCCTTCATGATCGTCATGTCAATCGGTGCGGCCACCACCATCCGCGTGTCGCACTGCTACGGGGCGCGCAACATCGGCGAACTATCGCTGGCGGCCAAGGCGTCGTATCACCTCGTGCTGGCGTGGAACGCTTTTGCGGCCATCGTCTTCATCACGATGCGCAACATCATTCCGACCTTCTTCACCTCGAACGCCGAGGTGATCGCCATCGCCTCGAACCTGATGATCTTCGCCGCGCTGTACCAGCTTTCGGACGGCATCCAGAACGTCTCGGTAGGCATCCTGCGGGGCATTCAGGACGTGAAGATCATCATGCCCATCGCCTTCGTGTCGTACTGGCTGCTGAACCTCCCGGTGGGCTATCTCTTCGGCTTCACGATGGGCATGGGCCCCTCGGGACTCTTCTTGGGCTTCTCGTTCGGACTCTCGGCCGCCGCCGTGATGATGATCCTGCGCATCCGCCGCAGCATCCGTAAACTCTACATGGCGAAATAA
- a CDS encoding PSP1 domain-containing protein, whose translation MDTEKQHTGACKPEVGRGCAFCNCGSEAEAKLCDGCFKLHETPWLEEYPVNVPTDVVEVRFKNTRRAFYQNTNNLPLKRGDIVAVEASPGHDIGVVSLTGDLVARQMRRTGFNPFNGEYKKIYRKAKPYDIEKWQEAIALEHETMIASRQIAADMGLNMKIGDVEYQGDKIKAIFYYIADERVDFRELIKVFAERFHIRIEMKQIGARQEAGRIGGLGACGRELCCASWMSSFSSVTTGAARVQDISLNPQKLAGQCSKLKCCMMYEYDTYVDARKEFPRLREPLQAAEGEWFCVKSDVLAGTMTFSSSKEAMANVTTLPVSRVREIMALNRQGKKVDRLQNADDIRPAVEEPTYRSEEDSITRFDQAKRRKRGGRNNKGRGDRPQQEGGDNNRQQASGEAREERQRRPQRPNNGNNGGERPRNNHPEGNNGPREPRENNGNREGGNRSRNNRRRRGNGSNGSGNNGNNGGNNGGTPQNQ comes from the coding sequence ATGGATACCGAAAAACAACATACAGGCGCCTGCAAACCCGAAGTGGGCCGCGGATGCGCCTTCTGTAACTGCGGCTCGGAGGCCGAAGCCAAGCTCTGCGACGGCTGCTTCAAGCTCCACGAGACCCCTTGGCTCGAGGAGTACCCGGTCAACGTGCCGACCGACGTGGTCGAGGTGCGCTTCAAGAACACCCGCCGCGCGTTCTACCAGAACACCAACAACCTGCCCCTCAAACGGGGCGACATCGTGGCCGTCGAGGCGTCGCCGGGCCACGACATCGGCGTGGTGTCGCTCACGGGCGACCTCGTGGCGCGGCAGATGCGCCGCACGGGCTTCAACCCCTTCAACGGCGAATACAAGAAGATCTACCGCAAGGCCAAACCCTACGACATCGAAAAGTGGCAGGAGGCCATCGCACTGGAACACGAGACGATGATCGCCTCGCGCCAGATCGCCGCCGACATGGGGCTGAACATGAAGATCGGCGACGTGGAGTATCAGGGCGACAAGATCAAGGCCATTTTCTACTACATCGCCGACGAGCGCGTTGACTTCCGCGAACTCATCAAGGTCTTCGCCGAGCGGTTCCACATCCGCATCGAGATGAAGCAGATCGGCGCCCGTCAGGAGGCAGGACGCATCGGCGGACTGGGCGCCTGCGGCCGCGAGCTGTGCTGCGCATCGTGGATGTCGAGTTTCTCGAGCGTCACCACGGGTGCCGCCCGCGTGCAGGACATCTCGCTCAACCCCCAGAAGCTGGCCGGGCAGTGCTCGAAGCTCAAGTGCTGCATGATGTACGAATACGACACCTACGTCGACGCCCGCAAGGAGTTCCCGCGGCTGCGCGAACCGCTGCAGGCCGCCGAGGGCGAATGGTTCTGCGTCAAGAGCGACGTGCTGGCCGGCACGATGACCTTCTCGTCGTCGAAAGAGGCGATGGCCAATGTCACCACGCTGCCCGTCTCGCGCGTGCGGGAAATCATGGCGCTGAACCGTCAGGGCAAGAAGGTCGACCGGCTTCAAAACGCCGACGACATCCGCCCGGCGGTCGAGGAGCCGACCTACCGCTCCGAGGAGGACAGCATCACCCGCTTCGATCAGGCCAAACGCCGCAAGCGCGGAGGCCGCAACAACAAGGGCCGCGGCGACCGTCCGCAGCAGGAGGGCGGCGACAACAACCGCCAACAGGCTTCGGGAGAGGCACGCGAGGAGCGCCAGCGCCGCCCGCAGCGCCCGAACAACGGCAACAACGGCGGCGAACGGCCCCGTAACAACCATCCCGAGGGCAACAACGGCCCCCGCGAACCCCGCGAGAACAACGGCAACCGGGAGGGCGGCAACCGCAGCCGCAACAACCGCCGACGCCGTGGCAACGGAAGCAACGGAAGCGGCAATAACGGTAACAACGGCGGCAATAACGGCGGAACGCCCCAGAACCAATAA